One part of the Vibrio hyugaensis genome encodes these proteins:
- a CDS encoding endonuclease, with protein sequence MKSITKPLCLLSLICSPFAFSHVLNGDFEQWNGNAPTQWSVIDSGIAVSPTSDPHQSGGLAAQVIVNTGTQSNTDFLQTINVEQGKTYPFSVAVYHTEGNVKARLVVDGYHNYSNPQQTNQWQQLTHSYTASSNKAINVGLRFYDESGFDGSEVVYVDNFQPNQSGGTQPPVESCNDNEVLLTLNTDSYGSETSWELKDSQSQVLFSGQGFDSSKTYEKTMCLANGDYQFTISDSYGDGICCGNGSGSYALMFGQTTLASGGEFTKSQTTSFTLGGSTTPPPVVSEYYKAAEGKTGFELKTALFNIIKDHTGRGYSAIWTLVKDADLDNYYEKDGSILDMYSEKPSGSDTVSFTKVTDQCGQYKTEGDCYNREHSFPKSWFGGKVEPMNSDGHHLFATDGYVNAKRSNWPFGEVGNSTYVSSNGSKVGSASSTLGYSGTVFEPIDEFKGDFARAYFYMATRYENVIGNWESNTSNSDAVLNGTKTTVFEPWMLNMLKRWHKNDPVSAKEISRNQAVFEFQGNRNPFVDYPEFVEIIWGN encoded by the coding sequence ATGAAATCCATAACGAAACCCCTCTGTCTATTATCTCTTATTTGCTCTCCATTCGCGTTCAGTCACGTTCTTAATGGCGACTTTGAACAGTGGAATGGTAATGCACCAACGCAGTGGTCTGTGATTGATTCCGGCATTGCTGTTTCACCGACCAGTGACCCGCACCAATCTGGTGGTCTTGCGGCTCAAGTTATCGTAAATACAGGTACCCAAAGCAACACCGACTTTTTGCAAACCATTAATGTGGAGCAAGGGAAAACCTACCCATTTTCTGTCGCGGTTTATCATACGGAAGGAAATGTTAAAGCGCGTTTGGTGGTTGATGGATACCACAACTACTCTAACCCTCAGCAAACCAATCAGTGGCAACAACTCACGCACAGTTACACTGCATCATCAAACAAAGCGATCAATGTCGGGTTACGCTTTTATGATGAGTCGGGCTTTGACGGCTCTGAAGTCGTTTATGTCGATAACTTTCAGCCAAATCAAAGTGGTGGTACTCAGCCACCGGTAGAAAGCTGTAATGACAACGAAGTGTTACTGACATTGAACACTGACAGTTATGGCTCAGAAACGAGTTGGGAACTGAAAGATAGCCAATCGCAAGTTCTGTTTTCAGGCCAAGGTTTTGACTCTTCGAAAACTTACGAAAAAACCATGTGCCTAGCGAACGGCGATTACCAGTTTACGATCAGTGACAGTTATGGTGATGGCATTTGTTGCGGCAACGGCAGTGGTTCATACGCCTTAATGTTTGGCCAAACCACATTAGCGTCTGGTGGTGAATTCACGAAATCTCAAACCACAAGCTTTACTCTTGGCGGTTCAACGACGCCTCCGCCTGTTGTCAGTGAGTACTATAAAGCCGCAGAAGGCAAAACAGGTTTTGAGTTGAAAACAGCGCTGTTTAACATCATCAAGGATCACACAGGACGCGGCTACTCAGCGATTTGGACCTTAGTGAAAGACGCAGATTTAGACAACTACTACGAGAAAGATGGCTCCATTCTCGATATGTATTCTGAAAAACCATCTGGCAGCGATACGGTGAGCTTTACCAAAGTCACTGACCAATGTGGCCAATACAAAACGGAAGGCGATTGCTACAACCGTGAACACTCATTCCCTAAGAGCTGGTTTGGTGGCAAGGTTGAACCGATGAACTCGGATGGTCACCACTTGTTTGCAACCGATGGTTATGTGAATGCGAAGCGCAGCAACTGGCCATTTGGTGAAGTGGGTAACAGCACTTACGTATCTAGCAATGGCTCAAAAGTCGGTTCAGCAAGCTCTACTTTGGGCTATTCAGGAACGGTATTTGAGCCTATTGATGAGTTCAAAGGTGATTTTGCTCGTGCGTATTTCTACATGGCGACGCGCTATGAAAACGTCATTGGCAACTGGGAAAGCAACACTAGCAACTCTGACGCGGTATTGAACGGCACGAAAACGACCGTCTTTGAACCATGGATGCTGAACATGTTGAAACGTTGGCACAAAAACGATCCTGTCAGCGCGAAAGAGATCAGCCGTAACCAAGCGGTGTTTGAATTCCAAGGTAACCGCAACCCGTTTGTGGATTACCCTGAGTTTGTAGAGATCATTTGGGGAAACTAA
- the pulA gene encoding pullulanase-type alpha-1,6-glucosidase, translating into MDNKTFKLSAIAKTVLPLLSVAVISGCGSDSSSDDTTNPGSGLHPAGENEVVIYYKRDVASASTASDYDGWGLHLWNGEGCTSTDLEAMGIADGGTDWAAPLPFEGISETYGAYYVLKVNPDASDPHECMNFILHKGDEKAFGSANSKVELTKLGESQGLFGFHGSSELYYEPIADRPVDIDGQKAHWLDADTIAWEAAANADSMKLFYSLTNDIKMDEDKQISGGTAVELTKAGDLSEELKSRFRHLASLQAAGIDVDSDTLRSILKSQIVMVAYNANGDVISATEVQKPGVLDAVFADADAGNAIGQELGAIVEGNAATFKLWAPTAQDVDLIIYDANFAEEATVAMTENPETGIWESEAQGNVLNKFYRYQVKVYHPTTGVVETRLVTDPYSLSLSQNSMYSQVVDLDSAALKPAEWDNYDRPTVAKDEDHVLYESHLRDFSFSDTKGTQSLNGKYLALTEAERESVTHLQALKDAGLTTLHILPAFDIATVDENAENRVDITDTVGKLCGIKPAASICETEDDAKIIEDVLNSYDPATGAAQALMNDLRMLDSFNWGYDPFHYTVPEGSYATDPNGSKRILEFREMVQATHKMDLKLVMDVVYNHTNASGVNEKSVLDKIVPGYYHRLNVNTGGVENSTCCDNTATENLMMGKLMVDSLLVWADDYKVDGFRFDLMAHQPKDLMEYALERVKQVDKNTLFYGEGWDFGEVANNARFDQATQINMAGTGIGTFSDRLRDAVRGGSPFDGGVDSEGKHPLRFNQGFGNAGYPNEETKTDAEAVNGRLHNQDLVRLGMAGNLAEFVLLDFEGETKLGKNVDYNGAPAGYTKIPSENISYVSKHDNQTLWDNNAYKIATGTSSADRARMQTVSLSTVMLGQGIPFIHMGSELLRSKSMQRDSYDSGDWFNRVYFDGSDNNWNVGLPREDKDGANWELIKTIVADSTAMPNTDDIELTKQQFLELLTIRSSSELFRLDTAQEVMNRVDFRNVGKDQVEGLIVMSIDDGTSAGADLDTNYDAIVAVVNSTAEEKSFKVEGATGFELHDVQKNSADMTVKSASFSGETFTVPALTTAVFVQPQGNAQGAGLPVDTDNKDVSSIPPYGETKVYVRGDMNGWNPSEEWEMSFIGNGMYSVTGVLEAGDYGFKFADDSWGTPNFGCDYAEQASGSLDLGTEGNCALSVTETGKYTFVLNAIHEQSDSADKPVVSVTKAADAPTFGETSLFLRGTITTWDTPAEDSSAKFNYVAADVYSLDIDLAAGSYEMKIASADWADATNFGGEGSVELDTAVTMDAGGSSANLKITIAEAGNYNFHFNAADKAAPIVTVTKN; encoded by the coding sequence GTGGACAATAAAACATTTAAATTATCAGCGATTGCCAAAACCGTGCTGCCTCTACTTTCTGTAGCAGTGATCAGCGGCTGTGGCAGTGACAGCTCTAGCGATGACACAACGAACCCTGGCTCCGGCCTTCACCCTGCGGGAGAGAACGAAGTTGTCATCTATTACAAACGCGATGTTGCTTCGGCTTCAACAGCGAGTGATTACGATGGTTGGGGTCTGCACCTTTGGAATGGCGAAGGCTGTACCAGTACTGACCTAGAAGCAATGGGGATCGCTGATGGCGGTACGGATTGGGCAGCACCGCTTCCGTTCGAAGGCATCAGCGAAACTTACGGCGCTTACTACGTGCTTAAGGTGAACCCTGACGCATCAGACCCACACGAGTGTATGAACTTCATCTTGCACAAAGGCGATGAAAAAGCCTTTGGCAGCGCAAACTCTAAAGTGGAGTTAACCAAACTGGGTGAGTCTCAAGGTCTATTCGGCTTCCACGGCAGCAGTGAGCTTTACTATGAGCCAATTGCAGATCGTCCTGTTGATATTGATGGTCAGAAAGCACACTGGTTAGATGCCGACACTATCGCTTGGGAAGCGGCAGCAAACGCCGACTCGATGAAGCTTTTCTACAGCTTGACCAACGACATCAAGATGGACGAAGACAAGCAGATTTCTGGCGGTACAGCCGTTGAGTTGACGAAAGCAGGAGACCTGTCTGAAGAACTGAAATCTCGTTTCCGTCACCTTGCGAGCCTACAAGCCGCAGGCATTGATGTGGATTCTGATACGCTACGCTCTATTCTGAAGTCACAAATCGTGATGGTGGCATACAACGCAAATGGCGATGTTATCTCTGCCACTGAAGTCCAAAAGCCAGGTGTGCTTGATGCGGTATTCGCAGATGCAGACGCAGGCAACGCAATTGGCCAGGAACTTGGTGCCATTGTTGAAGGCAATGCAGCAACATTCAAACTTTGGGCACCAACAGCGCAAGACGTTGACCTAATCATCTACGATGCGAACTTTGCGGAAGAAGCGACAGTTGCAATGACTGAGAACCCAGAAACAGGTATCTGGGAATCGGAAGCGCAAGGCAACGTACTGAACAAGTTCTACCGTTACCAAGTGAAGGTTTACCACCCGACGACTGGTGTTGTTGAAACTCGCCTAGTGACTGACCCTTACTCGCTAAGTTTGTCGCAAAACTCAATGTACTCACAAGTTGTCGATCTAGACAGCGCTGCGTTGAAACCAGCAGAGTGGGATAACTACGACCGCCCAACGGTTGCAAAAGATGAAGACCACGTTCTTTACGAATCACATCTTCGTGACTTCAGCTTTAGCGATACTAAAGGTACGCAATCTCTAAACGGTAAGTACCTAGCACTGACAGAAGCAGAGCGTGAGTCGGTTACTCACCTTCAAGCTCTGAAAGACGCAGGTCTAACCACGCTTCACATTCTTCCAGCGTTCGATATTGCAACGGTTGACGAAAACGCAGAAAACCGCGTTGATATCACCGATACCGTAGGCAAGCTGTGTGGCATCAAACCAGCGGCTTCAATCTGTGAAACAGAAGACGACGCTAAAATCATTGAAGACGTGCTAAACAGCTACGATCCAGCAACGGGTGCTGCACAAGCACTGATGAACGATCTACGCATGCTAGACAGCTTCAACTGGGGTTACGACCCATTCCACTACACTGTTCCAGAAGGCAGCTACGCGACCGATCCAAACGGTTCTAAACGTATCCTTGAATTCCGTGAAATGGTTCAAGCGACACACAAAATGGATCTGAAGCTGGTTATGGACGTGGTGTACAACCACACTAACGCATCTGGCGTAAACGAAAAATCTGTCCTAGATAAGATCGTCCCAGGATACTACCACCGTCTGAATGTGAACACGGGTGGCGTTGAGAACTCAACTTGTTGTGACAACACAGCAACTGAGAACTTGATGATGGGTAAACTGATGGTTGACTCATTGCTTGTGTGGGCTGACGACTACAAAGTTGACGGCTTCCGTTTTGACTTGATGGCACACCAACCAAAAGACTTGATGGAATACGCTCTGGAGCGCGTTAAACAAGTCGATAAAAACACGCTATTCTACGGTGAAGGTTGGGACTTCGGTGAAGTAGCAAACAACGCTCGCTTCGACCAAGCAACACAAATCAACATGGCTGGCACTGGCATCGGTACCTTCTCTGACCGTCTACGTGACGCGGTTCGTGGTGGTAGCCCATTCGATGGCGGTGTGGACTCTGAAGGGAAGCACCCACTTCGCTTTAACCAAGGTTTTGGTAACGCAGGTTACCCGAACGAAGAAACGAAGACAGATGCAGAAGCGGTAAACGGTCGTCTACACAACCAAGACTTAGTACGTCTGGGTATGGCAGGTAACCTAGCAGAATTCGTTCTTCTAGACTTCGAAGGTGAAACTAAACTTGGTAAGAATGTAGACTACAACGGTGCGCCAGCGGGTTACACTAAGATCCCTTCTGAGAACATCTCTTACGTATCTAAGCACGATAACCAAACGCTATGGGACAACAACGCGTACAAGATCGCGACTGGCACTTCATCTGCTGACCGCGCACGTATGCAAACTGTGTCTCTATCTACGGTAATGCTTGGTCAAGGTATCCCGTTCATCCACATGGGTTCTGAGCTACTGCGTTCGAAATCAATGCAGCGTGACTCTTACGATTCAGGTGACTGGTTCAACCGCGTTTACTTTGACGGTAGCGACAACAACTGGAACGTTGGTCTACCTCGTGAAGACAAAGACGGCGCAAACTGGGAGCTGATCAAAACTATCGTTGCTGACAGCACTGCGATGCCAAACACTGACGATATCGAGCTAACTAAGCAGCAATTCTTAGAACTACTGACTATCCGTAGCTCAAGCGAACTGTTCCGTTTAGATACCGCTCAAGAAGTCATGAACCGCGTTGATTTCCGCAACGTAGGTAAAGACCAAGTTGAAGGCTTGATTGTGATGTCTATTGATGACGGCACGTCAGCGGGTGCGGATCTAGATACAAACTACGACGCCATCGTCGCGGTAGTGAACTCAACAGCAGAAGAGAAATCTTTCAAAGTAGAGGGCGCGACGGGTTTCGAACTGCATGACGTTCAGAAGAACTCGGCTGACATGACCGTGAAGAGCGCAAGCTTCTCCGGTGAGACTTTCACTGTTCCGGCACTTACAACGGCGGTATTTGTACAACCTCAAGGTAACGCACAAGGTGCTGGTCTGCCTGTTGATACAGATAACAAAGATGTATCGAGCATTCCTCCTTACGGTGAAACCAAGGTTTATGTTCGTGGTGACATGAACGGTTGGAATCCATCAGAAGAATGGGAAATGTCATTCATTGGCAACGGCATGTACTCGGTAACGGGTGTACTTGAAGCTGGTGATTACGGCTTTAAGTTTGCTGATGATAGCTGGGGTACACCAAACTTTGGCTGTGATTACGCAGAACAAGCTTCTGGATCTCTAGACTTGGGTACTGAGGGTAACTGTGCATTGTCCGTTACTGAAACAGGCAAATACACCTTCGTTCTAAATGCAATTCATGAGCAAAGCGATTCAGCTGACAAACCGGTTGTTTCTGTAACGAAAGCGGCAGACGCGCCAACGTTTGGTGAAACTTCACTGTTCCTACGTGGCACGATCACAACTTGGGATACGCCAGCTGAAGATTCAAGTGCGAAGTTCAACTACGTAGCCGCCGATGTTTACTCTTTAGATATCGACCTAGCAGCAGGCAGCTACGAAATGAAGATCGCTAGTGCAGATTGGGCTGATGCAACCAACTTTGGTGGCGAAGGCAGTGTTGAGCTAGACACAGCCGTTACTATGGATGCAGGCGGTTCAAGTGCGAACCTTAAGATCACGATTGCAGAGGCAGGAAACTACAACTTCCACTTCAACGCAGCAGATAAAGCAGCGCCAATCGTGACAGTGACTAAGAACTAA
- a CDS encoding helix-turn-helix domain-containing protein: MLRIISADKFISSRFILEYSKVEFASLLGVSVAKITNIENGKSSIPPVYDYAINHLLSEHPFKDSAVDALCSHETLNFARRVDVNSKVQRLSCKRCDSRRLHVMAGMSGLYFVECMDCKHTMYSSGIAVKRYQQWSNNGVKLDSHQFD; this comes from the coding sequence ATGTTGAGAATCATTAGTGCAGATAAGTTCATCTCTTCAAGGTTTATCTTGGAATACAGCAAAGTGGAGTTTGCATCTTTGTTGGGTGTTTCCGTAGCTAAGATAACCAATATAGAGAATGGCAAATCTTCGATTCCCCCGGTGTACGATTACGCCATCAATCATTTGCTCAGTGAGCATCCGTTTAAAGACAGTGCGGTGGACGCCTTGTGCTCCCATGAGACACTTAACTTCGCTCGTCGTGTTGACGTAAACAGTAAGGTTCAGCGCCTTTCTTGTAAGCGCTGTGACAGTAGAAGGTTACACGTTATGGCTGGTATGAGTGGCTTGTACTTCGTGGAATGCATGGATTGCAAGCACACCATGTATTCCTCTGGTATCGCAGTAAAGCGGTATCAGCAGTGGTCCAATAATGGCGTAAAGTTAGACAGTCACCAATTTGATTAA
- a CDS encoding tetratricopeptide repeat protein, giving the protein MSSMGIAIVATGLSLVLIFVWMISLSMRKQRLETERKAREAAYRKAMHKAREQERKERAFKAETGHIPTILYLAKEAERENIKQALYWYDKAAKLDNVTGMYGVVRLAERMREDVILREQANFWRTAISGMEGDIDAKFATGKALVFGRGTEKNIPKGHQLIEEAADEGCIPAMLYMGEWQLSPENTAGQRADALFWFMKAAEQDSADGKIQVGLCYLNGVGTEKSMVKGCYWLERAAEGGSAEAMYHAGEAWKDTGKTGNAIAYVWLFLSANMGYEPARVVRDEVASNIGVDVVVGLQSIAKPLQRKLASGVVKKHSIIRALNKVYKREPYFPGEEELNELLNEEHHEEANVPDGMSELNFESEVPVQQEFASPPKQPSKDVLDFTQNFLQPQNLNKPHS; this is encoded by the coding sequence ATGAGTAGTATGGGCATTGCTATTGTGGCAACTGGCCTTTCACTCGTCCTGATATTTGTTTGGATGATCTCGTTGTCGATGCGTAAGCAACGTCTTGAGACCGAGAGGAAAGCGCGTGAAGCGGCATACCGCAAAGCGATGCATAAGGCACGAGAGCAAGAGCGTAAAGAACGTGCGTTTAAGGCGGAAACTGGGCATATCCCTACCATTCTTTATTTAGCAAAAGAAGCGGAACGAGAAAATATTAAACAAGCGCTCTATTGGTACGATAAAGCGGCCAAGCTGGATAACGTCACCGGTATGTACGGTGTAGTAAGACTAGCCGAGCGCATGCGCGAAGACGTGATCTTAAGAGAGCAGGCAAACTTCTGGCGTACTGCGATTTCTGGCATGGAAGGTGATATCGACGCGAAATTCGCGACCGGTAAAGCGCTTGTGTTTGGGCGTGGTACCGAGAAAAACATCCCTAAAGGTCATCAGTTGATCGAAGAAGCTGCCGATGAAGGCTGTATTCCTGCCATGCTTTACATGGGCGAATGGCAATTGTCGCCAGAAAACACAGCAGGTCAGCGTGCGGACGCCTTGTTTTGGTTTATGAAAGCGGCAGAGCAAGACAGTGCCGATGGTAAAATCCAAGTGGGTTTGTGTTATCTCAATGGGGTTGGTACTGAAAAGAGCATGGTCAAAGGCTGTTATTGGTTAGAAAGAGCGGCTGAAGGCGGCAGTGCAGAAGCCATGTACCATGCAGGTGAGGCATGGAAAGACACGGGTAAAACAGGCAATGCGATTGCTTACGTTTGGTTGTTCTTGTCTGCTAACATGGGTTATGAGCCTGCGCGAGTAGTGCGTGATGAGGTGGCCAGCAACATCGGTGTGGATGTTGTGGTGGGTTTGCAGTCCATTGCGAAGCCTCTACAAAGAAAGCTGGCTTCTGGTGTGGTTAAGAAGCACTCAATCATCAGAGCCTTAAACAAAGTCTACAAACGTGAGCCGTACTTCCCAGGTGAGGAAGAGCTGAACGAGTTGCTTAATGAAGAGCATCATGAAGAAGCAAACGTACCTGATGGGATGTCAGAGTTAAACTTCGAAAGTGAAGTTCCTGTACAACAAGAGTTTGCGTCTCCACCAAAACAACCGTCGAAAGACGTGCTCGATTTTACACAAAACTTCTTACAGCCTCAGAATCTCAATAAGCCTCATTCGTGA
- a CDS encoding alpha-amylase family glycosyl hydrolase, which translates to MHHIRYKNLLGKSLIALSVVGVLSACNSSGGSDSGSTPLPDTSYACQANVMEQSNQLRTYQIMVESFVDGDSNIGHGTGYGTSHHNGDLQGIIDSLDYIQDLGMNAIWLTPIFESQAITGQDHWADRLDATGYFATDYFKIDPRFGDVETARTLVDEAHKRGLYVFFDGVFGHHKEGLIKPSPLGLLPSGSSNPVDYPASLDFYKEVATYWVKELKIDGWRLDQAYQVPTDAWTQIRKAVDEASQSVTYTNAGGEQVNALGYMVAEIWKGESEIASDAYGAADEPALCSAFDFPMRYRVVETLAVNESGVGGRGVDWLDNGYQTHNQYPSHAQPNLMIGNHDLVRFGDLLQRGGLADVNDAEYWQRHKAAFAFQAAYTGPITLYYGDEIGDQVDGFAAKEDNNTCAVRGVCDDHVARSSAKIEGVTATLDANQFDLKNYVKSLMDMRAAHPALYQGSRTNLVASNGSYVDLKVSGDDQVLFALNTLESARNIVLTEAQVGSNQALVDLITNQQITLSNGQYQIPMSSLQGRFFKVRQSGQ; encoded by the coding sequence ATGCATCATATCCGATATAAAAATCTGCTCGGTAAATCTCTTATTGCCTTGAGTGTTGTCGGCGTTTTATCCGCGTGTAATTCCTCTGGTGGAAGCGATAGTGGCAGTACTCCGCTTCCTGATACAAGTTATGCTTGCCAAGCGAATGTAATGGAGCAAAGTAATCAGCTCCGTACCTATCAGATCATGGTTGAAAGCTTTGTTGATGGCGATTCGAATATAGGCCATGGAACGGGTTACGGCACCAGTCATCACAACGGTGATCTTCAAGGGATTATTGATTCGCTCGATTACATCCAAGATTTGGGGATGAACGCAATTTGGCTTACTCCGATTTTTGAGTCCCAAGCGATCACGGGACAAGATCATTGGGCCGATCGTTTGGATGCAACGGGCTATTTTGCCACGGATTATTTTAAAATTGATCCTCGCTTTGGCGATGTAGAAACCGCGAGAACGCTGGTAGATGAAGCACACAAACGTGGCTTGTATGTCTTCTTTGATGGCGTGTTTGGTCATCACAAAGAAGGGTTGATTAAACCATCTCCATTGGGTTTGTTACCTTCTGGTTCGAGCAATCCAGTGGATTACCCAGCAAGCTTAGATTTCTATAAAGAAGTCGCTACTTACTGGGTAAAAGAGCTCAAAATTGATGGTTGGCGTTTAGACCAAGCGTACCAAGTTCCAACCGACGCATGGACACAAATCCGCAAAGCGGTGGATGAAGCCTCGCAAAGTGTGACTTACACCAACGCGGGTGGTGAGCAAGTGAATGCTTTGGGTTACATGGTCGCTGAGATCTGGAAAGGTGAATCAGAAATCGCGAGTGACGCATACGGTGCGGCTGATGAACCTGCGTTGTGCTCTGCATTTGATTTCCCAATGCGCTATCGCGTGGTGGAAACTCTTGCTGTGAACGAGAGCGGCGTTGGCGGTCGAGGTGTGGATTGGTTAGACAATGGCTACCAAACACACAACCAATATCCGTCTCATGCTCAGCCAAACTTGATGATTGGCAATCACGATTTGGTCCGCTTTGGTGACTTGTTGCAACGAGGCGGGTTAGCTGATGTGAACGACGCCGAATACTGGCAACGCCACAAAGCCGCGTTTGCATTCCAAGCGGCTTATACCGGACCAATCACTCTCTATTACGGAGATGAAATTGGTGACCAAGTTGATGGTTTTGCAGCAAAAGAAGACAACAATACGTGTGCGGTTCGTGGGGTGTGTGATGATCACGTCGCGCGAAGCAGTGCCAAGATCGAAGGCGTAACCGCTACCTTAGATGCCAACCAATTTGACCTAAAAAACTACGTTAAGTCATTGATGGATATGCGTGCTGCTCATCCTGCTTTGTATCAAGGCAGCCGCACTAACTTGGTAGCAAGTAATGGCAGTTATGTGGACTTGAAAGTATCTGGCGATGACCAAGTCTTATTTGCTTTGAATACCCTTGAGAGTGCCCGCAATATTGTGCTGACAGAAGCGCAAGTCGGCAGCAATCAAGCGCTGGTGGATTTAATCACTAACCAACAAATCACACTAAGTAACGGGCAATACCAGATCCCGATGTCATCATTACAAGGGCGCTTCTTCAAAGTGAGGCAAAGCGGACAATAA